A single window of Methylocella tundrae DNA harbors:
- a CDS encoding TetR/AcrR family transcriptional regulator: MKHAESRAGAYHHGDLKAALRVEAERILATGGAEAVSLRQVARNAGVSHAAPYRHYASREALLADIAVGGFERLLARFGALDDETHDPARRFLAMAETYVDFALSEPAIYRLMFGATLKKADHFALAEAGAQTFAALERAVAGLGVGAPADVEAVAAWSMAHGLAELVLDQKIEAEILAGESADWRMIVDAAASIFVAGLKARLSAPR; encoded by the coding sequence ATGAAACATGCGGAAAGCAGGGCTGGCGCTTATCATCACGGTGATCTCAAAGCCGCGTTGAGAGTGGAGGCCGAGCGGATTCTGGCGACGGGGGGAGCTGAAGCCGTCAGCCTGCGGCAGGTCGCGCGAAACGCCGGCGTGTCGCACGCGGCGCCCTATCGGCATTACGCCAGCCGCGAAGCTCTGCTCGCCGATATCGCGGTTGGCGGGTTTGAGAGGCTGCTGGCGCGGTTCGGCGCACTTGATGACGAAACGCATGATCCCGCGCGCCGCTTTCTTGCGATGGCGGAGACCTATGTGGATTTCGCGCTGAGCGAACCCGCAATCTATCGGCTGATGTTCGGCGCAACACTCAAAAAAGCCGATCACTTCGCGCTTGCCGAAGCGGGGGCGCAGACGTTTGCGGCGCTGGAGCGGGCGGTCGCGGGCCTCGGCGTTGGGGCGCCCGCTGATGTCGAAGCCGTTGCTGCATGGAGCATGGCTCATGGGCTCGCAGAGCTCGTTCTCGATCAGAAGATCGAAGCCGAAATCCTCGCTGGCGAAAGCGCCGACTGGCGCATGATTGTTGATGCGGCGGCGAGCATCTTCGTGGCGGGGCTGAAGGCTCGACTCTCGGCGCCCCGCTAA